One region of Gilliamella sp. ESL0405 genomic DNA includes:
- the ispD gene encoding 2-C-methyl-D-erythritol 4-phosphate cytidylyltransferase, whose amino-acid sequence MTNTSNIIAIVPAAGIGSRMNSQTPKQYLKIGTMTVLEHTLNKLLTHPQIAKIIVVISSKDELFNTLSIASHPKISVTIGGKTRADSVLAGLQLLHDDQWALVHDAARPCVAHQDITRLIETVTRQQQGGILATRVSDTIKRAYQDNDTIIEQSIDRTILWGAATPQLFKTAELKSCLKKALTHQVAITDEASAIEYCGGHPLLVECRRDNIKITRPEDLLLASFYLTEQI is encoded by the coding sequence GTGACAAATACAAGTAATATTATTGCGATTGTTCCTGCTGCGGGTATAGGTTCCCGTATGAATAGCCAAACACCTAAACAATATTTAAAAATAGGAACAATGACAGTTTTAGAACATACGTTAAATAAATTATTAACACATCCCCAAATAGCCAAAATTATTGTTGTTATTAGTTCTAAGGATGAATTATTTAATACACTGTCAATTGCATCGCATCCGAAAATTAGTGTCACTATTGGCGGTAAAACCCGAGCGGATTCGGTTTTAGCTGGTTTACAATTACTACATGATGATCAATGGGCATTAGTGCATGATGCTGCAAGACCTTGTGTTGCTCACCAAGATATCACTCGTTTGATTGAAACAGTTACAAGACAACAACAAGGCGGCATCTTAGCAACTCGTGTTAGTGATACCATTAAACGAGCTTATCAAGATAACGATACAATCATTGAGCAATCAATTGATCGTACTATTTTATGGGGAGCGGCAACGCCACAATTATTTAAAACCGCTGAGTTGAAATCTTGCTTAAAAAAAGCTTTAACTCATCAAGTGGCAATAACTGACGAAGCTTCAGCTATTGAGTATTGTGGTGGCCATCCTTTATTGGTTGAGTGCCGTCGAGATAATATAAAAATAACTCGACCAGAAGATTTACTCTTAGCCTCTTTTTATTTAACTGAGCAGATTTAA
- a CDS encoding mucoidy inhibitor MuiA family protein produces the protein MKIKTVVLLIACFSGSAFADNNVTLNKVTLFLKGAELEGESRVSLKKGENQLVLTNIANGTRANSINVGFDDNDVKVLSTSLNENYIDNKQNDDAKPLLEKLKQLQEKYDNTEIQLQATTEQVTLLRGNHLELLSKGANSNVTELKNMLEFIKTNLITALSEEYKLQKEIDQLKEQILKCQEEITNLEESTKNSTNAINVTVYSNKDITLPIRLSYVTNVAGWSPAYDVRVDDINSPMYLTYKADIYQNSGLDWKDVDFILSTSNPSKGITAPFFLPWYIETVSSKGYKKLAADVVLDDSNRYRSYSNQVNSNVNNVTVNTLGINTIFKVNLPNTIKSNSKNNMLTLQTKEVEAKYQYVALPKLDNGVYLQAKVADWEKLNLLPGKLTVFFAGNYIGESSINTEDLPDTLDIALGHDKNIYVSRNRNVNETSKPSFFGNDITQKYAYTIDVKNAKSLPIDIMVYDQLPVIRDKIISLNDTKYDGAEYDQTTGKLSWQLKLNPSESKTLNLSFKLTYPKDRVDDIIGL, from the coding sequence ATGAAAATTAAAACAGTTGTGCTTTTGATCGCTTGCTTCTCCGGAAGTGCTTTTGCAGATAATAATGTGACACTAAATAAAGTAACATTATTTTTGAAAGGTGCAGAATTGGAAGGAGAGTCTAGAGTCTCATTAAAAAAAGGTGAAAATCAATTAGTTTTAACCAATATTGCAAATGGCACAAGAGCTAACTCCATTAATGTAGGATTTGACGATAATGACGTAAAAGTTTTATCAACGTCATTAAACGAAAATTATATTGATAATAAACAAAACGACGATGCAAAGCCATTACTTGAAAAGTTAAAACAGTTACAAGAAAAATACGATAACACTGAAATTCAACTGCAAGCAACAACCGAACAAGTCACTCTTTTACGTGGAAATCATTTGGAATTGCTATCAAAAGGGGCAAATAGTAATGTAACTGAATTAAAAAATATGTTGGAGTTTATTAAAACTAATTTAATTACTGCTTTAAGTGAAGAATACAAATTACAGAAAGAAATCGACCAATTGAAAGAGCAAATTCTAAAATGCCAAGAGGAGATTACGAATTTAGAAGAATCAACCAAAAACTCAACTAATGCAATTAATGTGACGGTTTATTCGAATAAAGATATCACTTTACCAATTAGATTATCTTATGTCACCAATGTTGCTGGTTGGAGTCCTGCATATGACGTACGAGTTGATGATATAAATTCACCAATGTATTTAACATATAAAGCTGATATTTATCAAAATAGTGGCCTGGATTGGAAAGATGTTGATTTTATTTTATCCACATCTAATCCAAGTAAAGGGATAACTGCTCCTTTTTTCCTTCCATGGTATATTGAAACGGTGAGCAGTAAAGGGTATAAAAAACTGGCAGCTGACGTCGTCTTGGACGACAGCAATCGTTACAGGAGTTATTCGAATCAAGTTAATTCAAATGTAAATAATGTTACGGTTAATACTTTAGGTATTAATACCATTTTTAAGGTTAATTTACCCAATACTATAAAATCCAATTCTAAAAATAATATGCTAACTTTGCAAACTAAAGAAGTTGAAGCAAAATATCAATATGTTGCATTACCAAAATTGGATAATGGTGTTTATTTGCAAGCAAAAGTCGCAGATTGGGAAAAACTTAATCTCCTACCAGGTAAATTAACAGTATTTTTTGCGGGTAATTATATTGGTGAGAGTTCTATTAATACTGAGGATTTGCCAGATACACTTGATATTGCTCTGGGACATGATAAAAATATTTATGTTTCACGTAATCGCAATGTGAATGAAACATCTAAACCTTCATTTTTTGGTAACGATATTACACAAAAATATGCTTATACTATAGATGTAAAAAATGCTAAATCATTACCGATAGATATTATGGTTTATGACCAACTACCGGTAATTAGAGATAAAATTATATCACTTAATGATACCAAATATGATGGCGCTGAATATGACCAAACAACAGGCAAACTCTCGTGGCAATTGAAGTTAAACCCAAGTGAAAGTAAAACTCTAAATTTAAGTTTCAAACTGACTTATCCTAAAGATCGAGTTGACGATATAATAGGGTTATAA
- a CDS encoding DUF6271 family protein, producing MKSVFFIPTNRSIKDSVSSYIKEVLYANEVLQVNIPLIIVETNEFSYIENHKIIESLKNQYPELNILHLSVDIQKKYFKSLFKNMNDDFYKIFTYTGTDYATATNKLGLFACSMGADAYHRRDSDTCLLFDRRSEARKVYPIEFELKYLGKQIIEIANELGIKINKQDIDDKRRILVVGGNYLGEWNLDVKDFAKISYDYVYKIYELLGFKSEHIVDICDDIFKLDQPIPKNDVISLVTSVNDGCNPDCGNVSVYRLFEFLPNLPGKNTLAADYFAFDTSTALGYPSVHHTRPVFHEYHDERFDYDKKLKYWYGMLKFADYFSLYGSIYNDKLIDNFCDYDDCFVSQQMCETLSEKITSFVSNETKREERIVRIIDEVLLDFDENYSKIGQELRKVTAKCIAECNEEYLLHANLLNNWNKIIEQAKKMNLMDFIDFGL from the coding sequence GTGAAATCAGTATTTTTTATACCAACAAATAGAAGTATTAAAGATAGTGTTAGTAGTTATATAAAGGAGGTTTTATATGCGAATGAGGTTTTACAAGTTAATATTCCTCTCATTATAGTTGAAACTAATGAATTTTCATATATTGAAAATCATAAAATTATTGAATCATTAAAGAATCAATATCCTGAATTAAATATTCTACATCTTTCTGTAGATATACAGAAAAAGTATTTTAAGTCACTTTTTAAAAATATGAATGATGATTTTTATAAGATTTTTACTTATACAGGTACTGATTATGCTACGGCAACAAATAAATTGGGTTTATTTGCTTGTTCAATGGGGGCAGATGCCTATCATAGAAGAGATTCAGATACTTGTTTATTATTTGATAGAAGAAGTGAAGCCAGAAAGGTTTATCCAATTGAGTTTGAGTTAAAGTATTTGGGTAAACAAATAATAGAAATAGCTAATGAGCTAGGTATCAAAATTAATAAGCAAGATATAGACGATAAAAGACGAATACTTGTAGTTGGTGGAAATTATTTAGGTGAATGGAATCTTGATGTAAAAGATTTTGCAAAAATCTCGTATGACTATGTATATAAAATATATGAACTACTTGGTTTTAAATCTGAGCATATTGTTGATATTTGCGATGATATATTCAAATTAGATCAACCAATTCCTAAAAATGATGTTATTTCCTTAGTTACTTCTGTTAACGATGGATGCAATCCTGACTGTGGTAATGTTAGTGTCTATCGACTATTTGAATTTCTACCAAACTTACCTGGTAAAAATACATTAGCAGCGGATTATTTCGCTTTTGATACTTCGACTGCATTAGGTTACCCATCTGTACATCATACTAGGCCTGTGTTTCATGAATATCATGACGAAAGATTTGACTATGATAAAAAACTAAAATATTGGTATGGGATGTTGAAATTTGCAGATTATTTTTCACTGTATGGGAGTATTTACAACGATAAGCTTATTGATAACTTTTGTGATTATGATGATTGCTTCGTTTCTCAACAAATGTGTGAAACTCTTTCTGAAAAAATAACATCATTTGTTTCTAATGAGACTAAAAGGGAAGAGCGTATAGTCAGAATTATTGATGAAGTTTTATTAGATTTTGATGAAAATTATTCAAAGATAGGACAAGAATTAAGGAAAGTCACTGCAAAATGTATTGCTGAATGTAATGAAGAATACCTCTTACACGCTAACCTCTTAAATAATTGGAATAAAATAATTGAACAAGCCAAAAAAATGAATTTAATGGATTTTATCGATTTTGGGTTATAA
- the pnuC gene encoding nicotinamide riboside transporter PnuC, with amino-acid sequence MNKLSQIVISVGRNKLYPYFCILCVTIAFLFTDPFEQLDLRYSVSYIGAVCGLLCVILLAKRKNMGNVVGMLAVMAECCANFLGGNIGAGLPTFYYFGSHIYGLFTWNKNQDNNDKVKVRSLNEQIFLCSIIFLIAAVFFNVYLTNTLSVDNTIYQLITNSFIFGLGVVAQLLLMMRYAFNWYLWVILNVLVIGLNIYTNNIVIATQYLIYLFNAIYGICEWKLSEQKNS; translated from the coding sequence ATGAATAAATTAAGCCAAATAGTTATATCAGTAGGACGCAACAAGTTATATCCGTACTTTTGTATACTTTGTGTCACTATCGCCTTTTTATTTACCGACCCTTTTGAACAATTAGATTTACGTTACTCTGTTTCTTACATAGGTGCTGTGTGTGGTTTATTATGTGTTATTTTATTAGCCAAACGTAAGAATATGGGCAACGTTGTTGGAATGCTGGCTGTGATGGCTGAGTGTTGTGCCAACTTTTTAGGTGGCAATATCGGGGCTGGGTTACCAACATTTTATTATTTTGGTTCACATATTTATGGCTTGTTCACTTGGAATAAAAATCAAGACAATAATGACAAGGTCAAAGTACGTTCGTTAAATGAACAAATATTTCTTTGCTCCATAATTTTCCTGATTGCTGCTGTGTTTTTCAATGTTTATTTGACCAACACATTAAGTGTTGATAACACAATCTATCAACTTATTACCAACAGTTTTATTTTTGGTTTAGGCGTGGTTGCTCAGTTACTGTTAATGATGCGATATGCTTTTAACTGGTATTTATGGGTAATATTAAATGTGTTAGTCATTGGATTAAATATTTATACCAATAATATTGTGATAGCGACCCAGTATCTGATTTACTTATTTAATGCGATTTATGGTATCTGCGAATGGAAATTATCAGAACAAAAAAATAGCTGA
- the ispF gene encoding 2-C-methyl-D-erythritol 2,4-cyclodiphosphate synthase, whose translation MRIGHGFDVHKFGGEGPITLGGVKIPYQYGLIAHSDGDVVLHAITDALIGALALGDIGKLFPDTDSKYKGIDSRILLKEVYSIIQAKGFVLANLDTTIIAQEPKMRPYVDQMRVNIAEDLNVHYDQISVKATTTEQLGFTGRKEGIACEAVVLLIKKSTKNPT comes from the coding sequence ATGAGAATAGGTCATGGATTTGATGTGCATAAATTTGGTGGTGAAGGACCGATTACCCTAGGAGGAGTTAAAATTCCTTATCAATATGGGTTAATTGCACACTCTGACGGTGATGTCGTTTTACATGCCATTACTGATGCTTTAATTGGTGCACTCGCTTTAGGTGATATAGGTAAACTTTTTCCCGATACCGATTCTAAATATAAAGGCATTGATAGCCGAATATTATTAAAAGAAGTTTACTCTATTATTCAAGCAAAAGGTTTTGTGCTTGCGAATTTGGATACAACAATTATTGCTCAAGAGCCTAAGATGCGCCCATATGTTGATCAGATGCGAGTCAACATTGCTGAAGATCTTAACGTTCATTATGATCAAATCAGTGTAAAAGCAACCACAACTGAGCAATTAGGTTTTACCGGACGTAAAGAAGGTATAGCTTGTGAAGCGGTAGTATTGTTAATAAAAAAATCAACAAAAAATCCAACCTAA
- a CDS encoding TusE/DsrC/DsvC family sulfur relay protein: protein MLTQIDTDDKGYLKNWQDWTADLVPQLAEKESIELTDAHWEVILFVREFYLEYKTSPAIRALVKAMEKKFGAEKGNSRYLYKLFPDGPAKQATKLAGLPKPVKCI, encoded by the coding sequence ATGTTAACGCAAATTGATACTGATGATAAAGGTTACTTAAAAAATTGGCAGGATTGGACTGCTGATTTAGTACCTCAATTAGCTGAAAAAGAGTCGATTGAATTAACTGATGCACATTGGGAAGTTATCTTATTTGTTCGTGAATTTTATTTAGAATATAAAACTTCTCCCGCAATTCGAGCTTTAGTCAAAGCTATGGAAAAAAAATTTGGTGCTGAAAAAGGCAACAGCCGTTATTTGTATAAATTATTTCCGGATGGTCCTGCAAAACAAGCGACAAAACTTGCAGGTCTACCTAAACCAGTTAAATGTATTTAG
- the nadR gene encoding multifunctional transcriptional regulator/nicotinamide-nucleotide adenylyltransferase/ribosylnicotinamide kinase NadR — MNSFSYLKKAIKRKNLSLQTVADACQMTKGYLSQLVNDKIKNPSAQKLHSLHQYLQVEESAKDKKIGVIFGKFYPLHTGHIYLIQRAISQVDELYVVLCSDTNRDMALFEQSAMSRQPTINDRIRWLLQTFKYQKNIHIELLEEDGIPAYPNGWHQWSERVKKLFREKGIKPNCVYSSEPQDVSMYKDLFDLETVLIDPTRQFMQVSGTQIRRAPLKNWQYIPTEVRPFFVRTVAILGGESSGKSTLVNKLANVFNTTSAWEYGRDYVFSQLGGDERALQYADYDKIALGHAQYIDFAIKHANKVSFIDTDFVTTQAFCKKYEGKEHPFLQAMINNYRFDLVILLGNNTPWVADGLRHLGSPKQRKDFQQLLITLLEKNNINYIQIDSPDYEERYLRSIELVNQLINDEEY; from the coding sequence ATGAATAGCTTCAGTTATTTAAAAAAAGCAATAAAACGCAAAAATTTATCCCTACAAACTGTTGCTGATGCCTGTCAAATGACAAAAGGTTATTTAAGTCAACTTGTTAATGACAAAATTAAGAATCCTAGCGCACAAAAACTACATTCACTTCATCAGTACTTACAAGTCGAAGAATCCGCCAAAGATAAAAAAATTGGTGTTATTTTTGGTAAATTTTATCCTTTGCATACCGGACACATCTATCTTATTCAACGAGCAATTAGTCAAGTAGATGAACTTTACGTTGTTCTCTGCTCTGATACTAACCGAGATATGGCATTGTTTGAACAAAGTGCGATGTCTCGCCAACCAACAATTAACGATAGAATTCGGTGGCTGTTACAAACGTTTAAGTATCAGAAAAACATCCATATAGAGCTTTTAGAAGAAGACGGTATTCCTGCTTACCCTAACGGTTGGCATCAATGGAGTGAACGTGTTAAAAAATTATTTAGAGAAAAAGGCATTAAACCTAACTGTGTTTACTCGAGCGAACCGCAAGATGTTTCGATGTATAAAGACTTATTTGATTTAGAGACAGTGCTAATCGATCCTACGCGGCAATTTATGCAAGTGAGCGGCACTCAAATCAGGCGAGCACCATTAAAAAATTGGCAATATATTCCAACTGAAGTAAGACCCTTTTTTGTAAGAACTGTCGCAATACTAGGTGGTGAATCAAGTGGTAAATCAACCTTGGTCAATAAATTAGCAAACGTATTTAATACTACCAGTGCTTGGGAATACGGCCGAGATTACGTTTTTTCTCAACTTGGTGGGGATGAAAGAGCTTTACAATATGCCGATTATGATAAAATTGCGCTTGGTCACGCTCAATACATTGATTTTGCAATAAAACATGCAAATAAGGTTTCGTTTATCGACACCGATTTTGTCACCACTCAAGCCTTTTGTAAAAAATATGAAGGCAAAGAGCATCCTTTCCTACAAGCAATGATCAACAACTATCGTTTCGATTTGGTCATTTTATTGGGCAACAATACCCCTTGGGTCGCAGACGGTTTACGACATTTAGGCAGTCCAAAACAACGTAAAGATTTTCAACAATTGCTTATTACATTGTTAGAAAAAAATAATATTAACTATATTCAAATAGATTCACCCGATTATGAAGAACGTTACTTACGCAGTATCGAATTGGTTAATCAACTTATTAATGATGAAGAGTATTAA
- the truD gene encoding tRNA pseudouridine(13) synthase TruD produces the protein MLAELNYFYGKPTTAGIYKQQYEDFIVQEELGFELTGEGEHVLVYLQKRDCNTVFVAEQLAKYVGIAAKQVSYAGLKDRQAVTEQWFSLHMPGQETPDFTNFDLAGCQIKRVTRHNKKLKIGALQGNHFKIILKELSQHAEIETKLALIKQHGVPNYFGEQRFGRDQNNIEQAIKWAQGEISVKDRKKRSFYLSAARSAIFNDIVSQRIEQNIHQNVLEGDILQLANRGSWFVSKADEIATLQQRLQQGEINITAPMVGDSSLNTQGVALQFEQSCLNKWSNFADLFKKERLETARRSLLLRPEQLNWQWLGEHSLEISFYLPSGSYATSVIRELIIRNE, from the coding sequence GTGTTAGCAGAACTAAATTATTTTTATGGAAAACCAACCACAGCTGGAATTTATAAGCAACAATATGAAGATTTTATTGTTCAAGAAGAGCTAGGCTTTGAGCTTACTGGGGAAGGTGAACATGTTCTTGTTTATCTTCAAAAAAGAGATTGCAATACGGTTTTTGTTGCAGAGCAATTGGCAAAATATGTTGGTATTGCCGCTAAACAAGTAAGTTACGCTGGATTAAAAGATCGCCAGGCAGTGACTGAACAATGGTTTAGTTTACATATGCCAGGACAAGAAACGCCCGATTTTACCAATTTTGACTTAGCGGGTTGTCAGATAAAGCGAGTGACTCGACATAACAAAAAACTCAAGATTGGTGCTTTACAGGGCAATCATTTTAAGATTATTTTAAAAGAGTTAAGTCAGCATGCTGAGATAGAAACAAAACTAGCATTAATAAAACAGCATGGCGTTCCTAACTATTTTGGTGAACAACGATTTGGGCGTGACCAAAATAATATTGAACAAGCTATCAAATGGGCACAAGGAGAAATATCGGTTAAAGATAGAAAGAAACGTAGTTTTTATTTGTCTGCGGCACGTAGTGCTATCTTTAATGATATTGTTAGTCAACGAATTGAACAGAACATTCATCAAAATGTGCTTGAAGGTGATATATTGCAGCTTGCCAATCGTGGCAGTTGGTTTGTTTCTAAAGCGGATGAAATAGCAACATTACAACAACGCTTGCAACAAGGAGAGATCAATATTACTGCTCCAATGGTTGGTGACTCATCTTTAAATACGCAAGGTGTTGCTTTACAATTTGAGCAAAGCTGTTTGAACAAATGGTCTAATTTTGCTGATCTGTTTAAAAAAGAGCGTCTTGAAACGGCAAGACGATCATTATTACTACGTCCGGAGCAATTAAACTGGCAATGGTTGGGAGAACATAGTCTTGAAATTAGTTTTTATTTGCCATCTGGTAGTTACGCAACAAGTGTGATACGTGAATTGATAATAAGAAATGAGTAA
- the recD gene encoding exodeoxyribonuclease V subunit alpha, which translates to MLNQWLNQFKQDSQISLLDIHLVVFLTNKAKLHDELILKRFSFLVLSLSKEVRSGHVCLDLTNLNQQTIAPDVWLDLASPTTKDWLDALDHAQHTQVVSDGSKLSPLILIDNKLYFQRMWHDEKQVAQYFNCNELTENSGNNVDLKLILDQLFTDRQTFIDWQKVAVAVALTRKVAIISGGPGTGKTTTVAKILAGIVLTQPSARIVTAAPTGKAASRLTESLSRAISQLSFDHLNIKAEAVTLHRLLGAKADNREFSYNKNNPLNIDVLVVDEASMVDLNMMARIIDALPKNARLILLGDKDQLSSVEAGAVFGDLCEFISTGYSPARAEQLSQLTGFAIPSSQQVAIITDSICLLQKSYRFNESSGIGLLANAVKEGQVAAAKKLLADRLFHDIHYHLLTSQHTYEAVLHDCVDHYKSYLTAINPRGNNDIADILEKFAQYRLLCAVREGMFGVEGLNKQIESLLAKKRLIHLKNKEAWYVGRPIMILRNSSSLGLYNGDIGITLMAEHDNTKLRVYFPFADGSIKGFSPFRLPEHETAYAMTIHKSQGSEFDKVNIILPTDYSPLLNRSLLYTAITRAKKSVSIYANEQILSQAIKTQTVRHSGLVNLLENKQS; encoded by the coding sequence ATGCTAAATCAGTGGTTAAACCAATTTAAACAAGACAGCCAAATCAGTTTGCTTGATATTCATTTGGTTGTGTTTTTAACTAACAAAGCTAAGTTGCATGATGAGTTAATCCTCAAACGTTTTAGCTTTTTGGTGCTATCACTGAGTAAAGAGGTAAGGTCAGGGCATGTCTGCCTTGATCTTACCAACTTGAACCAACAAACTATAGCGCCAGATGTCTGGCTGGATTTAGCTTCACCTACAACAAAGGATTGGCTAGATGCATTAGATCATGCTCAACATACACAAGTTGTGAGTGATGGCTCTAAACTTTCCCCCCTTATTCTTATCGATAATAAACTTTATTTTCAACGAATGTGGCACGATGAAAAGCAAGTAGCACAGTATTTTAATTGTAATGAGTTGACTGAAAATTCAGGGAACAATGTTGATTTAAAGTTAATATTAGACCAACTTTTTACCGACCGCCAAACTTTTATTGATTGGCAAAAAGTTGCCGTTGCGGTGGCATTGACTCGTAAAGTTGCTATTATATCCGGCGGGCCGGGAACCGGTAAAACCACCACGGTAGCAAAAATTTTAGCCGGAATCGTCTTAACTCAACCGAGTGCAAGAATTGTGACCGCTGCACCGACGGGTAAAGCTGCTTCAAGACTGACAGAATCACTTAGTCGTGCTATTTCGCAACTCTCCTTTGATCATTTAAACATTAAAGCTGAAGCAGTGACGCTACATCGATTACTTGGTGCGAAGGCAGATAATCGTGAATTTAGTTATAATAAAAATAATCCCTTGAATATTGATGTGTTAGTGGTAGATGAAGCATCAATGGTTGATTTAAATATGATGGCAAGAATTATCGATGCTTTGCCTAAAAACGCACGCTTGATATTATTAGGTGATAAAGATCAGCTCTCCTCAGTTGAAGCCGGCGCAGTATTTGGTGACTTATGTGAATTTATCTCAACCGGGTATAGCCCCGCTCGTGCAGAACAATTAAGCCAACTAACGGGTTTTGCTATTCCATCGAGCCAACAAGTGGCCATAATAACCGATAGTATTTGTTTATTACAAAAGAGCTATCGATTCAATGAATCATCCGGAATAGGATTACTGGCTAATGCGGTTAAAGAAGGGCAAGTAGCCGCTGCTAAAAAGCTTTTAGCTGATAGATTATTTCATGATATTCATTACCACCTTTTGACTTCCCAGCACACATATGAAGCAGTATTGCATGATTGTGTTGACCATTATAAAAGTTATTTAACTGCTATCAATCCTAGAGGCAATAATGATATTGCTGACATTTTAGAAAAATTTGCTCAGTACCGGTTACTTTGCGCGGTACGTGAAGGCATGTTTGGTGTTGAAGGATTAAACAAACAAATCGAATCACTGTTAGCCAAAAAAAGATTAATTCATTTGAAAAACAAAGAAGCTTGGTATGTTGGCCGCCCAATTATGATCTTGCGTAATAGCTCATCGTTAGGCTTATATAATGGCGATATTGGCATTACGTTAATGGCAGAACATGATAATACTAAACTGCGAGTCTATTTTCCTTTTGCTGACGGATCGATTAAGGGATTTTCGCCTTTTCGACTACCGGAACATGAAACAGCTTATGCGATGACGATTCATAAATCTCAAGGTTCAGAGTTTGATAAGGTCAATATTATTTTACCTACCGATTATTCACCACTGCTCAATCGTTCATTGCTTTATACAGCAATTACACGTGCTAAAAAATCTGTATCCATTTACGCTAATGAACAGATCTTATCACAAGCAATCAAAACACAAACCGTTAGACATAGCGGATTAGTTAATTTATTAGAAAATAAACAATCGTAA
- the ftsB gene encoding cell division protein FtsB: MMRWKLPLILLIVLGYLQYSLWYGKNNIHDYQDNLQMLANLHQENEKLKSRNEQMFAEINDLQRGFEAVEERARSHLGMVKPDEYFYRIIIDSNTQQQ; the protein is encoded by the coding sequence ATGATGAGATGGAAACTACCATTAATATTATTGATCGTGCTGGGTTACTTGCAATACTCATTATGGTACGGTAAGAATAATATTCATGATTATCAAGATAACTTGCAGATGTTAGCCAATCTTCATCAGGAAAATGAAAAATTGAAAAGCCGCAATGAACAAATGTTTGCTGAAATTAATGATTTACAGCGTGGTTTTGAGGCGGTAGAAGAGCGAGCACGCAGTCATTTAGGAATGGTTAAACCAGACGAATATTTTTATCGAATTATCATTGATTCTAACACTCAACAACAATAA
- a CDS encoding protein-L-isoaspartate(D-aspartate) O-methyltransferase encodes MQSLKMQSLIKLLKQQGIKDNRVLSAIASIPRELFVDEALSHQAYDNRSLPIGSGQTISQPYIVARMTELLRLEPNSKVLEIGTGSGYQTAILAKLVDHVCSVERIKSLQWNTKRRLKQLDIHNISTRHGNGWLGWAERGPFDGIIVTAAASEVPQNLLAQLANKGRLVIPVGENKQILQLIERDGDNFISKNMGDVRFVPLVKGDIA; translated from the coding sequence ATGCAAAGTTTGAAAATGCAGTCTTTAATTAAATTACTTAAGCAGCAAGGGATAAAAGATAATCGTGTTTTGAGTGCAATTGCTTCAATTCCGCGTGAATTATTTGTTGACGAAGCGCTTTCTCATCAAGCTTACGATAATCGTTCACTGCCAATTGGTAGTGGTCAAACTATTTCTCAGCCTTATATTGTCGCCCGAATGACTGAACTGCTTAGATTAGAGCCAAATTCTAAAGTCCTTGAAATTGGAACAGGTTCCGGCTATCAAACAGCGATATTAGCTAAATTAGTCGATCATGTATGTTCGGTTGAAAGAATTAAAAGCCTACAATGGAACACTAAGCGTCGCTTAAAACAACTTGATATTCATAATATTTCAACACGTCATGGTAATGGCTGGTTAGGGTGGGCAGAAAGAGGACCATTCGATGGCATAATTGTTACAGCTGCCGCTTCAGAAGTACCGCAAAACTTGTTAGCACAGCTCGCTAATAAAGGCCGACTAGTGATTCCTGTTGGTGAGAATAAGCAGATTTTGCAATTGATTGAACGTGATGGTGATAACTTTATTTCTAAAAATATGGGGGATGTAAGGTTTGTTCCCTTAGTTAAAGGCGATATTGCATAA
- a CDS encoding integrase core domain-containing protein has product MLLRCVLFLFCQGSRSQAEVHYEIDKWCKDYNHFQTRPHSALNYF; this is encoded by the coding sequence ATGCTATTAAGGTGTGTACTTTTCTTATTTTGCCAGGGATCAAGAAGCCAAGCAGAAGTACATTATGAAATTGATAAATGGTGCAAAGATTACAACCATTTTCAAACTAGGCCTCATAGTGCATTAAATTATTTTTAA